A window from Thalassophryne amazonica chromosome 15, fThaAma1.1, whole genome shotgun sequence encodes these proteins:
- the dzank1 gene encoding double zinc ribbon and ankyrin repeat-containing protein 1 isoform X1, with protein sequence MAAGAVVAPLIIPITHRQRRQTKNHIDTNTPVSIQSDTPDVLIYYSLDGSKPAAPLRHSAGSSRKYNGPVLLPPGHVTVRAVAVTCDGRESATVTKLFSVEAVEPETQIQMRENPLQRNHKCLPEGTSWLAENSGGSSFQLPGPVLIEPEMRGKSSTPSQLPFRSSRLGSQTPKPKLGSCGASLSAISGFLKELSTVKTSRTLRQSGFLRYKEDPDAHFCTQCGAVVPPVPEQRLPPAERGQTGFCASCHTIVPVSCGSCVICESFITPDLQQQAGLTVQGHVICVCCGSGNPTHLSSCVSCESRLPTAVSCSNSTPCATSGDNRMLLCSKCKRLNHRDARYCNWCGFKPGHAVNRVTCCRCGASEHPYAFHCAACGAFLEAPVSPTSCTKGSQSTGGAITHNQVHCSSSIRTLKGPSCDTTWHTTHRVINMALPTADQQTQTVGLFYPSSTELERKEQQRALELIRKQHMRDGHLLLTAISPGRGYWRKQLDHVCAHLRSYAQNNAPFRALLGEPRLGRMVSAVIQEDQHEVSLTISFLSARQETPQMDAVGGAVEPAGNGQSAGLGKPQKPVQTPKPPLLQELGPNRGQINVIAQILDQGADPSCCSSDGSHALVVAVENGHHDIIPVLVQRGADVNQRSGRMKNTALHQAAALGSEGLQSAQILLSCKASVRLRNARGQTPYDVALSSGCDAMVSLLAAGTGRDMLDKLGQPRPDLAVR encoded by the exons ACACTCCTGATGTCCTGATCTACTACAGTCTAGATGGGTCAAAGCCGGCAGCACCACTGCGCCACTCTGCAGGCAGCAGCAGGAAGTACAATGGACCGGTGCTGCTGCCACCTGGCCATGTGACCGTCCGAGCTGTGGCTGTCACCTG CGACGGCAGAGAAAGCGCCACAGTGACCAAACTGTTCTCTGTTGAAGCTGTAGAACCTGAGACCCAGATACAAATGAGGGAGAACCCTCTGCAGAGGAACCATAAG TGTTTGCCTGAAGGAACCTCATGGTTGGCTGAGAACTCTGGTGGTTCTTCGTTCCAGCTCCCAGGTCCAGTGCTGATAG AGCCAGAGATGAGAGGAAAAAGTTCCACTCCATCTCAACTTCCATTCCGGAGTAGCCGACTGGGCAGTcagacccctaaacccaaacttgGTTCCTGCGGAGCATCTCTGTCAGCG ATTTCAGGTTTCCTCAAAGAGCTTAGCACCGTGAAAACATCACGTACCCTTCGGCAGTCAGGCTTCCTGCGGTACAAAGAAG ACCCTGATGCTCATTTCTGCACTCAGTGTGGCGCTGTGGTTCCTCCAGTTCCTGAACAGAGACTGCCCCCTGCTGAGCGTGGACAG ACGGGGTTCTGTGCCAGCTGTCACACCATAGTTCCAGTCAGCTGTGGCAGCTGTGTAATCTGTGAGTCCTTCATCACTCCTGATCTTCAGCAGCAAGCTGGCCTCACTGTACAG GGTCATGTGATATGTGTTTGCTGTGGAAGTGGAAATCCAACACACCTGTCCAGCTGTGTGAGCTGTGAAAGCCGCCTTCCAACG GCAGTGTCTTGCAGTAACAGCACCCCCTGTGCCACCTCAGGAGATAACAGAATGCTTTTGTGTTCCAAATGTAAACGCCTGAACCACAGGGATGCCAGATACTGCAACTGGTGCGGCTTCAAG CCTGGACATGCAGTCAACCGTGTGACGTGTTGCCGCTGTGGAGCGAGTGAACACCCATACGCCTTCCACTGTGCAGCCTGCGGCGCATTTTTGGAAGCACCAGTTTCACCTACTTCATGCACCAAAGGCAGTCAGTCCACAGGGGGCGCCATTACTCACAACCAGGTACACTGCTCTAGCAGCATCAGAACACTCAAGGGGCCTTCCTGTGACACCACCTGGCACACCACCCACCGAGTCATCAACATGGCCCTGCCCACTGCCGACCAGCAGACACAGACTGTGGGACTTTTCTACCCGTCATCCACTGAGCTGGAGAGGAAGGAACAACAGAGGGCGCTAGAGCTCATTAGGAAGCAGCACATGAGAGACGGCCACCTGCTGCTGACCGCCATCAGCCCAGGCAGAG GTTACTGGAGGAAGCAGCTGGATCACGTGTGCGCCCATTTGAGGAGCTATGCCCAGAACAACGCCCCCTTCAGGGCTCTGCTGGGAGAGCCCCGGCTGGGCCGG ATGGTTTCAGCCGTGATTCAGGAGGACCAACATGAAGTTAGTCTGACCATAAGCTTCTTGTCAGCCAGGCAGGAAACACCCCAG ATGGATGCTGTAGGGGGCGCTGTGGAACCTGCAG GAAATGGTCAGTCCGCAGGACTCGGCAAACCCCAGAAACCAGTCCAGACACCTAAACCTCCA CTGCTGCAGGAGCTCGGTCCAAACCGGGGCCAGATCAATGTCATCGCACAGATCCTGGATCAG ggggcagatcCCTCCTGCTGCAGCAGTGATGGAAGCCACGCTCTGGTGGTTGCTGTGGAGAATGGTCACCATGACATCATCCCTGTGCTGGTGCAGCGGGGCGCTGACGTGAACCAGCGGTCAGGACG gaTGAAGAACACGGCTTTACACCAAGCAGCAGCTTTGGGTTCTGAAGGCCTGCAGAGCGCTCAGATCCTGCTCAG CTGTAAGGCCAGTGTGAGGCTGAGGAACGCCAGAGGTCAGACACCATATGATGTGGCGCTGAGCTCCGGCTGCGACGCCATGGTGTCTCTGCTGGCCGCTGGGACAGGTCGCGACATGCTGGACAAACTAGGACAACCCAGACCGGACCTGGCTGTCAGGTGA
- the dzank1 gene encoding double zinc ribbon and ankyrin repeat-containing protein 1 isoform X2: MRENPLQRNHKCLPEGTSWLAENSGGSSFQLPGPVLIEPEMRGKSSTPSQLPFRSSRLGSQTPKPKLGSCGASLSAISGFLKELSTVKTSRTLRQSGFLRCAKCLSHRPADPDAHFCTQCGAVVPPVPEQRLPPAERGQTGFCASCHTIVPVSCGSCVICESFITPDLQQQAGLTVQGHVICVCCGSGNPTHLSSCVSCESRLPTAVSCSNSTPCATSGDNRMLLCSKCKRLNHRDARYCNWCGFKPGHAVNRVTCCRCGASEHPYAFHCAACGAFLEAPVSPTSCTKGSQSTGGAITHNQVHCSSSIRTLKGPSCDTTWHTTHRVINMALPTADQQTQTVGLFYPSSTELERKEQQRALELIRKQHMRDGHLLLTAISPGRGYWRKQLDHVCAHLRSYAQNNAPFRALLGEPRLGRMVSAVIQEDQHEVSLTISFLSARQETPQMDAVGGAVEPAGNGQSAGLGKPQKPVQTPKPPLLQELGPNRGQINVIAQILDQGADPSCCSSDGSHALVVAVENGHHDIIPVLVQRGADVNQRSGRMKNTALHQAAALGSEGLQSAQILLSCKASVRLRNARGQTPYDVALSSGCDAMVSLLAAGTGRDMLDKLGQPRPDLAVR; encoded by the exons ATGAGGGAGAACCCTCTGCAGAGGAACCATAAG TGTTTGCCTGAAGGAACCTCATGGTTGGCTGAGAACTCTGGTGGTTCTTCGTTCCAGCTCCCAGGTCCAGTGCTGATAG AGCCAGAGATGAGAGGAAAAAGTTCCACTCCATCTCAACTTCCATTCCGGAGTAGCCGACTGGGCAGTcagacccctaaacccaaacttgGTTCCTGCGGAGCATCTCTGTCAGCG ATTTCAGGTTTCCTCAAAGAGCTTAGCACCGTGAAAACATCACGTACCCTTCGGCAGTCAGGCTTCCTGCG GTGTGCCAAGTGTTTGTCTCATCGTCCTGCAGACCCTGATGCTCATTTCTGCACTCAGTGTGGCGCTGTGGTTCCTCCAGTTCCTGAACAGAGACTGCCCCCTGCTGAGCGTGGACAG ACGGGGTTCTGTGCCAGCTGTCACACCATAGTTCCAGTCAGCTGTGGCAGCTGTGTAATCTGTGAGTCCTTCATCACTCCTGATCTTCAGCAGCAAGCTGGCCTCACTGTACAG GGTCATGTGATATGTGTTTGCTGTGGAAGTGGAAATCCAACACACCTGTCCAGCTGTGTGAGCTGTGAAAGCCGCCTTCCAACG GCAGTGTCTTGCAGTAACAGCACCCCCTGTGCCACCTCAGGAGATAACAGAATGCTTTTGTGTTCCAAATGTAAACGCCTGAACCACAGGGATGCCAGATACTGCAACTGGTGCGGCTTCAAG CCTGGACATGCAGTCAACCGTGTGACGTGTTGCCGCTGTGGAGCGAGTGAACACCCATACGCCTTCCACTGTGCAGCCTGCGGCGCATTTTTGGAAGCACCAGTTTCACCTACTTCATGCACCAAAGGCAGTCAGTCCACAGGGGGCGCCATTACTCACAACCAGGTACACTGCTCTAGCAGCATCAGAACACTCAAGGGGCCTTCCTGTGACACCACCTGGCACACCACCCACCGAGTCATCAACATGGCCCTGCCCACTGCCGACCAGCAGACACAGACTGTGGGACTTTTCTACCCGTCATCCACTGAGCTGGAGAGGAAGGAACAACAGAGGGCGCTAGAGCTCATTAGGAAGCAGCACATGAGAGACGGCCACCTGCTGCTGACCGCCATCAGCCCAGGCAGAG GTTACTGGAGGAAGCAGCTGGATCACGTGTGCGCCCATTTGAGGAGCTATGCCCAGAACAACGCCCCCTTCAGGGCTCTGCTGGGAGAGCCCCGGCTGGGCCGG ATGGTTTCAGCCGTGATTCAGGAGGACCAACATGAAGTTAGTCTGACCATAAGCTTCTTGTCAGCCAGGCAGGAAACACCCCAG ATGGATGCTGTAGGGGGCGCTGTGGAACCTGCAG GAAATGGTCAGTCCGCAGGACTCGGCAAACCCCAGAAACCAGTCCAGACACCTAAACCTCCA CTGCTGCAGGAGCTCGGTCCAAACCGGGGCCAGATCAATGTCATCGCACAGATCCTGGATCAG ggggcagatcCCTCCTGCTGCAGCAGTGATGGAAGCCACGCTCTGGTGGTTGCTGTGGAGAATGGTCACCATGACATCATCCCTGTGCTGGTGCAGCGGGGCGCTGACGTGAACCAGCGGTCAGGACG gaTGAAGAACACGGCTTTACACCAAGCAGCAGCTTTGGGTTCTGAAGGCCTGCAGAGCGCTCAGATCCTGCTCAG CTGTAAGGCCAGTGTGAGGCTGAGGAACGCCAGAGGTCAGACACCATATGATGTGGCGCTGAGCTCCGGCTGCGACGCCATGGTGTCTCTGCTGGCCGCTGGGACAGGTCGCGACATGCTGGACAAACTAGGACAACCCAGACCGGACCTGGCTGTCAGGTGA